Within the Marinitoga litoralis genome, the region CTAAACCTGCAGAACCTTTTAAAGTATGATAAATTCTATATAAATCCTTAACAATTACTGGATCATGTAACTGAAGATATTTTTTCATCAAATCTATTGCTTCATTTAGCTTTTCTTCCATTTCAGCAAAATAAATATCCATAAATTCCATAATATCACTCCAAAATAGGTAAAGTTTTATCTTTAAATTTTAATACTTTTTTATCTTCTGAATCAAAAATTTCACCATATTCGAATTCAATCTTCTCGCTTAATAATGCCATTTTTTTACTTATTACAATCCATTTTGGATTATCAGATGTTTTCTTTACATTATAAATTTTATTTTTATATTCAACAAATCCATCATATTCATCTGATTTAAAGGGGCAAAATCCACTAGTATCAATAATACTTATAATATTATTTTTTAATATTGATATCTTGTTATCAATTACATATGCATTAGGTTTAATAACATGTTCTTTTTCCTCTTTCTTTTTAATTGGAGTTTTTACAACAATATTCTCAGGGATTTCATCATATACTTTATCAATATTAAAAATAAAAATCTCCTCATTATTATATTCAAAATACCCAGAGAATATTTTTAAATGAGGAAATAATTCTAATGTTTCTTTATTAAATTTTTCAATTTTATCTATTTTTTCATTCTTTATTATATTAGTAACTCCAAACGCAAAAGATTTATATATTAAAAATATTTTTAATATAAATTCTTTTTTATCAGGCAAAGTGAGAGCTGGATATAAATGGTCTTTAAATTTAACATATCCCAAAAAATTTCCTTCTATATTCTTTTTTATAAACTCTGAAGATACTCCTATAATTTTATCTTCCAAAGCTATTTTTATAGATTCATTATTATTATCGACAAGTTCACAAATATAGTATTTCATCCTCTCATCTCCCATAATTTTTCATATTCCATAGTTCTTCATCATCTGGATTTAGAAAAATTGCTTTATTCAGCGAATCTTTATAATCTAAATTCAATTGAATTTCTAAAAAAGCTTTATATTTCCATATTAAATAATTTAAAGAGTTATCGGCTATTTTTTTGATTAAATTATATGCAAATACATAATTTTTTTCTGATATTAATTTCTCTATAATTTCTAAGTATTCATCTTCAGATATATTTACTATTGAATCTATTAACTTTTTCTTTTTATTATTAGGTTCCATAGGTTTCTGTAGATTATTAATATTATTTATATTCTTTATATTATTGTTTTTATTAAAACTTATTAACTTTTTATATCTATTATTATATGTTTTGGTAGTATTTTTCCATAATACAACATTGTTATCTATTTCAAATTCAAACAATTCTGTAAGATATGGATAAAATTCCCCATGACCTAAAATCAGTAAACCGTTGTTATTAAGTATATTTTTTATGTTATTTAAAATATTATGTATTTGTGCTTCTGTAAAGTATATTAGAACTCTTCTTAAAAAGACTATATCGTATTTTCCACCTTTTCTTATAGTGCTTGTAATGTTTTCTGTTTTAAACTCAATATTTTTTTTATATTTTTCTTTTACAAAATAATAATCGCCTTTTTTATCAAAATATTTATTAATCTGAGATTCATTTAACTTTCTAACACTCCAATACTTATACTTTCCCTCTTTTGCTTGAATAATTCTTTCATAAGAAGCATCTACTCCTAAAATTTCATAATCTTTATTCAGATCATTTAAAATAAAAGATAAGCTATAAACTTCCTCACCTCTAGAACAACCTAAACTTAAAATTTTATAATTTTTATCTTCCAAAAAATATCTCTTCAGAATATTCCATAAATTGCCATCTCTAAAAAAGAATGACTCTCCAATAGTATAATTTTCTAAAATTATCCTTTCAATTTGTTCTTCATTTAAGCCATTAAAAAACTCTAATGTGCTTTTTATATGCTCTAATCTTTTTTTGTCTTCTTTTAATCCATATTTTTTTAATATATTTCTAATGATATTTTCTACCATTTTATCACCCATATTCTTTTTATATTAAATATTATATCATAAAAAAACAATTATTAATATATATTGTCGGAAATATTAAATTTTATATCAAGTATTTATAA harbors:
- a CDS encoding CheR family methyltransferase translates to MVENIIRNILKKYGLKEDKKRLEHIKSTLEFFNGLNEEQIERIILENYTIGESFFFRDGNLWNILKRYFLEDKNYKILSLGCSRGEEVYSLSFILNDLNKDYEILGVDASYERIIQAKEGKYKYWSVRKLNESQINKYFDKKGDYYFVKEKYKKNIEFKTENITSTIRKGGKYDIVFLRRVLIYFTEAQIHNILNNIKNILNNNGLLILGHGEFYPYLTELFEFEIDNNVVLWKNTTKTYNNRYKKLISFNKNNNIKNINNINNLQKPMEPNNKKKKLIDSIVNISEDEYLEIIEKLISEKNYVFAYNLIKKIADNSLNYLIWKYKAFLEIQLNLDYKDSLNKAIFLNPDDEELWNMKNYGR